One genomic segment of Schlesneria paludicola DSM 18645 includes these proteins:
- a CDS encoding metal ABC transporter solute-binding protein, Zn/Mn family, translated as MLPHQFWSWPLCLTLLMLSGCWSSGSGGTTTSVPSGSDKKTLQIVATTGMVADLVRSVVGAHGNVKTLIGTGVDPHLFKTTRHVINLLHEADIVFYSGLMLEGRMQDALQQVNRPEHPVIAVTERLEKDFLRSPPEFEGHYDPHVWMDVVAWSRCLDVIVDVMVKIDPDHADEFRQNAQHYQAELVELDEYITTVIKSIPDEHRVLVTAHDAFGYFGRRYGIEVRSVQGVTTESEAGIQDVNRLVDFLVQRKLPAIFVESSVNEKNIRAVIEGTTSRKVTVRIGGELYSDAMGSEGTYEGTYIGMLDHNATRISAALGGAPPERGFRGKLSVAVEERRNAWQGDERCIQDPNIVARSFRPSIQANGRAALVQTGSVTCLSPLFHGSTASSFNNLFSALMLRANCDLFRGRSQHGQYLGT; from the coding sequence ATGCTGCCACATCAATTTTGGTCTTGGCCGTTATGTCTGACACTGCTGATGCTCAGTGGTTGCTGGAGTTCAGGTTCAGGTGGAACGACGACATCCGTGCCGTCGGGAAGCGACAAGAAAACTCTTCAGATCGTGGCGACGACGGGGATGGTGGCGGATCTGGTACGTTCCGTTGTGGGGGCGCATGGCAACGTCAAGACGTTGATCGGAACCGGTGTCGATCCGCATCTGTTTAAGACGACGCGGCATGTGATCAATCTGTTGCACGAGGCGGACATTGTCTTCTATTCGGGACTGATGCTTGAAGGCCGGATGCAGGATGCACTGCAACAGGTCAATCGGCCCGAGCATCCGGTGATCGCGGTCACAGAGCGGTTGGAGAAAGATTTTCTGCGCTCGCCACCCGAGTTTGAAGGGCACTATGATCCCCATGTCTGGATGGATGTCGTCGCCTGGAGCCGGTGTCTCGATGTCATCGTGGATGTGATGGTCAAGATCGATCCGGATCATGCGGACGAGTTCCGTCAGAATGCGCAGCACTATCAGGCGGAACTGGTGGAGTTAGACGAATACATCACCACCGTGATCAAGTCGATTCCTGACGAACATCGCGTGCTGGTGACGGCGCACGATGCGTTTGGTTATTTCGGCAGACGGTACGGAATTGAAGTTCGCTCCGTGCAGGGTGTCACCACCGAATCCGAAGCGGGGATCCAGGACGTGAACCGTCTGGTCGACTTTCTCGTACAGCGTAAGCTTCCTGCGATTTTCGTGGAAAGCAGTGTGAACGAGAAGAACATTCGGGCGGTGATCGAAGGAACCACATCGCGAAAGGTGACCGTCCGCATTGGAGGGGAACTGTATTCCGATGCCATGGGGAGTGAAGGGACGTACGAAGGCACCTACATCGGAATGCTAGATCACAATGCCACCCGAATTTCTGCTGCATTGGGGGGAGCACCGCCCGAGCGCGGTTTCCGCGGCAAATTAAGCGTTGCGGTCGAAGAACGTCGCAACGCGTGGCAAGGCGATGAACGATGTATTCAAGATCCCAATATTGTCGCGCGATCATTCCGACCATCAATTCAGGCGAACGGGCGTGCGGCATTAGTGCAGACTGGCTCCGTAACGTGCCTGTCCCCATTATTTCACGGCTCAACAGCGTCTTCTTTCAATAACTTGTTCTCGGCATTAATGCTCCGGGCGAATTGCGACTTGTTTCGCGGTAGATCACAGCACGGTCAATATCTCGGCACGTAA
- a CDS encoding metal ABC transporter ATP-binding protein produces the protein MAADHSSTSPLSIHDMTVAYQGRRVLWDIDYDAPAGKLVAIVGPNGAGKSSLIKAVLELVPLTDGEIRFFGKPYHEQRGRIGYVPQRTSVDWDFPVNALDVVTMGLYRTIGWFRPVTRFYRQQALAALERVGLGEFANRQISELSGGQQQRVFLARALVQNADLYLMDEPFAGVDAATERAIVELLRELRSTGKTALVVHHDLQTVAEYFDEVLLLNMRLVASGPVEQAFTAENLRETYGGKLALLDQVGNRMRYPSTTLL, from the coding sequence ATGGCCGCTGATCATTCTTCGACATCTCCACTTTCGATTCACGACATGACGGTGGCCTATCAGGGGCGACGTGTGTTATGGGACATCGATTACGATGCCCCGGCCGGAAAACTGGTCGCGATCGTTGGGCCGAACGGTGCCGGGAAAAGCTCGCTGATCAAGGCTGTGTTGGAACTGGTTCCGCTGACGGATGGCGAGATTCGCTTCTTTGGCAAGCCGTACCACGAGCAACGCGGGCGGATTGGGTATGTGCCACAACGAACCAGTGTCGACTGGGACTTTCCCGTCAATGCTCTGGACGTCGTGACGATGGGACTCTACCGGACGATTGGCTGGTTTCGCCCCGTTACCCGTTTCTATCGCCAGCAGGCTTTGGCAGCCTTGGAGCGCGTAGGGCTGGGCGAATTCGCGAATCGCCAGATCAGCGAGCTTTCAGGGGGGCAGCAGCAACGCGTGTTTCTGGCGCGAGCCCTCGTACAGAACGCTGACCTGTATCTAATGGACGAACCCTTTGCTGGCGTCGATGCGGCGACGGAGCGGGCGATCGTCGAATTGCTGCGCGAACTGCGTTCGACCGGAAAAACGGCGCTGGTTGTCCATCACGACCTACAGACTGTTGCCGAGTATTTCGACGAAGTCCTGCTTCTAAACATGCGTTTAGTGGCAAGCGGTCCTGTCGAACAGGCATTTACCGCAGAAAACCTGCGCGAAACGTACGGTGGAAAACTGGCCTTGCTCGATCAGGTCGGTAACCGGATGCGTTATCCCAGTACGACGCTACTTTGA
- a CDS encoding MMPL family transporter: protein MQATSVDSPQRSVLTQLLSKLTELCARNAWATIFLVVLSAAGCVFYTAQNLRFKTDRSDLIDPKSKFYQRWLRYTKTFGESDDIVIVVESKHPEIIKQALDEIGSRLNAYPTLFKSVLYKVEAGALREKGLQYLPPELLTHGLERLDEFRPILSGNWDLVTLNGVVTRLQSQIARLRRQPEAQTELLQHAQALTSSLLATLRNSDEFTNPWPEILQVPDEMEDQEKQTSYLLNDAGTMGFVMASAVQDKGSFEGPTAAIDMVRQQLDETRQNFPKANFLLTGISVLENDEMRRSMADSTTASIISFIGVAVLLFLGFRGFRHPMLGLIMLAVAMSWSFGYTTLVIGHLNILSVSFAAMLMGLGIDFAVHIISRYLELRHEGHDLIEALVATSDSVGVGIITGAVTTSLAFFCATLTDFLGVAELGIIAGGGIMLCSLSAFTILPALLAVADRRIELSELPRPIQARPLRRLTRNHPGFVLTASLLCIGAIGSQAIDWSGPVPQLKVVYDHNLLNLQAEGLESVKAQKQIFDSSQHSLLYALSIADSAEEARTLKQKFEQLDSVHQVQELATRLPKTPSSQTSLLVQGYHSQLSTLPAEPPEPRPVSPAGIGQLMERLYDVVKQQKDPVSQEISKTIDQFLDELEQKSAKDQVTFLTEFQYRMSYALLAQFQAIAAAANPEPVTADDLPSELRTRFVSAEGKWLLQIFPKDQIWDMEPLERFVNDVRTIDPEATGTPLQNYEAARQIKQSYEICALYALGVILLTLLVDFARKTKLLGIFVPAVAVTLFVGFMMQTKQMELSLGMLLLTLTGLAMLAALILDRRAVGDSILALFPPMIGMGLTYGLLVMFEIPLNPANLIILPLILGIGVDNGVHILHDFHAKPNEVYSTSPSTINAIILTSTTTMVGFGSMMVSAHRGLYSLGLVLTIGVGACMCVSLVMLPAVLTLMSRHRTTAATDFAPLEYPDLLPVPMIDEREAVVIQREPFVIHEPIQIA from the coding sequence CGAAGTCGAAGTTCTATCAGCGCTGGCTGCGCTACACCAAGACGTTCGGCGAATCCGATGACATTGTGATCGTCGTCGAGTCCAAGCACCCTGAAATCATCAAACAAGCGCTTGACGAAATCGGTTCGCGGTTGAATGCGTACCCCACGCTTTTTAAGAGCGTGCTGTACAAAGTCGAGGCGGGCGCATTGCGTGAAAAGGGCCTGCAGTATTTGCCCCCCGAACTACTTACGCACGGGTTGGAGCGCCTTGACGAGTTTCGACCAATCCTGAGTGGCAACTGGGATCTGGTAACACTGAATGGCGTTGTCACACGCCTTCAAAGTCAGATTGCACGCCTACGCCGTCAACCCGAGGCGCAAACGGAACTGCTGCAACATGCACAAGCCCTCACGAGCAGCCTGTTGGCCACGCTTCGCAACAGCGATGAATTCACCAACCCCTGGCCCGAGATTCTCCAGGTCCCCGACGAGATGGAGGACCAGGAAAAACAGACGAGTTATCTGCTGAACGACGCGGGAACCATGGGGTTCGTCATGGCATCGGCCGTTCAGGACAAGGGCTCATTCGAAGGTCCAACGGCTGCCATCGACATGGTCCGTCAGCAACTGGACGAAACCCGACAGAACTTTCCCAAGGCCAATTTCTTGTTGACCGGCATCTCGGTGCTGGAGAATGACGAGATGCGTCGATCGATGGCCGACTCAACCACGGCATCGATTATTTCTTTTATCGGAGTCGCGGTCCTTTTATTTCTGGGCTTCCGTGGATTCCGTCACCCGATGCTCGGCTTGATCATGCTGGCCGTCGCGATGTCCTGGTCGTTTGGATACACCACACTGGTGATTGGGCATCTCAATATCCTTTCAGTATCGTTCGCCGCGATGCTGATGGGGCTGGGAATCGATTTTGCCGTTCACATTATCTCACGCTATCTCGAACTGCGACACGAGGGGCACGACCTGATCGAAGCCTTGGTCGCAACCTCTGATAGCGTCGGCGTTGGCATCATCACAGGCGCGGTCACCACATCGCTTGCGTTCTTTTGCGCGACACTGACCGATTTTCTGGGCGTGGCGGAATTGGGGATCATTGCTGGCGGGGGCATCATGCTCTGTTCCCTGTCGGCCTTCACCATCCTGCCCGCGCTGCTCGCTGTTGCCGACCGTCGTATCGAACTCAGCGAACTTCCAAGACCGATCCAAGCACGACCTCTTCGTCGCCTGACACGCAATCATCCCGGTTTTGTGTTGACCGCATCGTTGCTTTGCATCGGTGCGATTGGGAGCCAGGCCATTGACTGGTCGGGGCCTGTTCCGCAACTGAAGGTTGTCTATGATCACAACCTGCTGAATCTCCAGGCGGAAGGCCTGGAATCGGTCAAAGCTCAGAAGCAGATCTTTGACTCATCACAACACTCGCTACTGTACGCCCTCTCGATCGCCGACTCGGCGGAAGAGGCGCGTACCCTCAAGCAGAAGTTCGAGCAACTCGATTCGGTGCATCAAGTTCAAGAACTTGCCACGCGTTTGCCAAAAACGCCATCGAGCCAGACGAGTCTGCTGGTGCAGGGATATCATTCGCAGTTATCGACACTGCCTGCCGAACCACCCGAACCACGTCCTGTCAGTCCCGCCGGAATCGGACAACTGATGGAACGACTTTACGACGTGGTGAAGCAGCAGAAAGATCCCGTCTCGCAAGAGATCTCGAAAACGATTGATCAGTTTCTGGACGAACTTGAACAGAAATCAGCGAAGGATCAGGTAACGTTCCTGACCGAGTTCCAGTACCGCATGTCCTACGCACTGCTCGCACAGTTTCAGGCGATCGCCGCCGCTGCGAATCCTGAACCCGTCACCGCCGATGACTTGCCGTCCGAACTTCGTACTCGCTTCGTCAGCGCCGAAGGGAAATGGCTGCTGCAGATCTTCCCCAAAGATCAGATCTGGGACATGGAGCCGCTTGAACGGTTCGTCAATGACGTGCGAACGATCGATCCAGAAGCAACCGGAACGCCGCTTCAGAACTATGAGGCCGCACGCCAAATCAAGCAGAGTTACGAGATCTGCGCCCTGTATGCGTTGGGAGTGATCCTGCTGACATTGCTGGTCGATTTTGCCAGGAAGACAAAACTGCTGGGAATCTTTGTCCCCGCAGTGGCCGTGACCCTGTTCGTGGGTTTTATGATGCAGACCAAGCAGATGGAGCTGAGCCTGGGAATGCTGCTCCTCACGTTGACGGGTTTAGCAATGCTGGCCGCACTGATCCTGGATCGGCGCGCCGTCGGCGACAGCATCCTGGCACTCTTCCCCCCCATGATCGGGATGGGACTGACGTATGGACTGCTGGTGATGTTCGAGATCCCGCTGAATCCGGCCAATCTGATCATCCTGCCCCTGATTCTGGGGATCGGCGTCGACAATGGAGTGCATATCCTGCATGACTTCCATGCGAAGCCAAACGAAGTTTATTCCACTTCGCCCAGCACGATCAACGCCATCATACTCACCTCAACCACCACGATGGTGGGCTTCGGCAGCATGATGGTCTCGGCCCATCGCGGGCTGTATAGCCTAGGATTGGTGCTAACGATCGGCGTTGGTGCTTGCATGTGCGTGTCGCTCGTCATGCTTCCAGCCGTCTTAACGCTGATGTCACGGCACCGTACGACCGCGGCAACAGACTTCGCACCGCTTGAATACCCCGATCTGCTGCCGGTTCCAATGATCGACGAACGCGAAGCCGTCGTGATTCAACGCGAACCATTTGTCATCCACGAACCCATTCAGATCGCCTGA